One genomic segment of Capricornis sumatraensis isolate serow.1 chromosome X, serow.2, whole genome shotgun sequence includes these proteins:
- the LOC138071919 gene encoding melanoma-associated antigen B17-like, producing MPRRHKNKFHARGKRHQVWGDTQEAQASAAAAPKEECPSSTSSAPQGSPLSCPAAGDHQELQGAMAPSSPDAGPSCAGSDEGAQGPEEESAGASQAAPATQSTRRDPLARKARILVEFLLERYTKKEAVTQNALMKIVSRKYRQHFPEILSTALERLELVFGLEMKEVDRSRNIYTLISQLTLGGNDCPSGEGGASQSGLLMVLLGVIFMNGNRATEE from the coding sequence ATGCCTCGGAGGCACAAGAACAAGTTCCATGCCCGCGGGAAACGCCACCAGGTCTGGGGGGACACTCAGGAGGCCCAGGCGAGTGCTGCTGCAGCCCCAAAGGAGGAGTGCCCCTCCTCCACCTCTTCTGCCCCTCAGGGTTCTCCCCTGAGCTGCCCTGCTGCTGGCGATCACCAGGAGCTTCAGGGAGCCATGGCCCCTAGCTCTCCTGATGCAGGACCTTCTTGTGCAGGATCTGATGAAggagcccagggcccagaggaggaaagtgcaggtgcctcccaggcagcccctgccACTCAGAGCACTCGCAGAGATCCTCTGGCCAGGAAGGCCAGGATACTGGTGGAGTTCCTGCTGGAGAGGTACACCAAGAAGGAAGCCGTCACGCAGAATGCCCTGATGAAAATCGTCAGCAGGAAGTACAGGCAGCACTTCCCTGAGATCCTCAGTACAGCCCTTGAGCGCCTGGAGCTGGTCTTTGGCCTGGAGATGAAGGAAGTCGACCGTAGCAGGAACATCTACACCCTCATCAGCCAGCTCACCCTCGGGGGAAACGATTGTCCGAGTGGTGAGGGGGGGGCTTCCCAATCTGGTCTCCTCATGGTGCTCCTCGGGGTCATCTTCATGAATGGTAACCGCGCCACCGAGGAGTA